The genomic window ttaaatagggagacataactatcttgcatgtcaacatctgtatcttgcatgtcgacataattaatagaaaaataacttgcacacatgGGGCAGAGATATGTTGggtctttggaaaaaaaatatcgcaCACGCAGTTTCTTTAAGCTTTCTTTCAGATAATAAGAAACATCTTTAAATTGTGAgtaataaatggaaaaaaaaaattcaaatctttttatttatgcagTATCACAGTTTGATTTACacagattaaaaataaacaggtaTTAAATACTAATGGTTAACAATAACAgtaaatttaattaatgcatgtgcacaatacaataaatgtaacatatcAGGGATGGAATCATAAATGATGAGAATTTTTtacatggaaaaaaaaaagatttaaccaaaaattaaacttttttgatTATAGGAACAGGGTGAATATTAATGAAGTACAtgttcagtatatttttttagcaatctaattgtttttttttattcaatcacAGCGAATTTAAATAACAGCTAGAGTATTTGAGGTCTATCGTTATACTCTTCTCAATTGATCACAAAGATGGTTAAGAAAGAGATGTCGTTGAGAGAAATATCCACGGCATTTGGCACACTTCATGATTGGATGGAATCGTGTTTCATTTGAAGATTTGACCAAATTTAAGAAATTCTTAATTTTAGGTGGTATGGTACTCATTGTATTGTAGTCAATGCCACGACGCACTACAAAGTCTGTACACAGTTTAAACAAAGGCTCCAGCGTCACTTTCTTATCTGTTGAGTAGTAAGGTTTGAAATCTCCAAGAAGATTAATTTTTGATCGCTGGTCACGAAGAGCGCGAAAAATGTAATTCACTCCCAGGCAACAAACATCCGGGGGAGGGGCCAGAATTGGATTGTCCTCACACTCTAATGTTCGCAAGTTAGTTAATTCTAGAAGTCCAGTTGGTAAATACTCTATTTGGTTGTGTTTCACATTCAATGTTTCCAGCGATTCCATTAAGAGAACTGCCATTGGTATTTCATCAAGTTCATTGAAGGAAAGATCGAGCACTTTTAGTTTCTGTAACTCGGCTAGCTGGCAGgagataaattttattttattatgactCAGTTCCAGATGAACAAGGCTTCTGAATTTCGCTACAGCACCGGTGACATAGTTCAAGTCTGTATGATTTAGAGACACTTTCCGAACAGAATTTGGAGCTCGGTGTTGATTACATTCTCTCTCAATCTCGGAAACATCCAGTTGCCCAAAGTCTAACGTTTTTGATTTATAGCTGTTTCTGCCTTTAACGTCACTATATGTGGAATGATCGGAGTCGCTCTCCTGACTTTTGAGACAATGAAAGACTCTCTGTATCAAATGACTGCCAGATGTGTCACTGTCTAAtgctaaataaattaataaaacattcagttttattcaatttgttaataatcaagcagagaaaaaaaataacataattggTTTCAGGTATTTCGACCAAATCAACACAATGCTAGTGATGATATTAATAATGGTTCTATCTTCAGACTATATTCTGTTAATCTTTGCATAGACTTAAGTTAAAAGGAGCAAGACTTAGAGTGAATCAGATGCATAGAAATTATACCCAGCTGTGCCTCCATAGTTATTTCCCAAAAAACGATACTACGACTCATGTACAGCCTACTATGTTTAAATTCCAAAATACCGTGTCGTGTTACACATATCGGTTATCCCTGtctttttttcgggggggggggggtaactttTACTCAATCGTCACATTGCTAAATTAACTATGTAAACTAATGTATATAGAGGCTACATGTATAGGCCTAGCTAGTACAGTGTAGTATTATTTATacagatatataaatttattcacaaatactATTACAgatatcaaattcaatataaaataaGGCCTGGGATAGAGTTGAAATggctttcatgaaaaatataacgTGGTAAgacaactaatttttaaaagccTGAAAACGTACCTGTTTTCATCGCCGcgtctataaatatctgatatGTCATGACAGCGGCCTATACGGGTCAATTTTACATGTTCCAGAGATCTTATCGGCCATTATAAAGCTTAATGTCATAGAATCAAGAAGCCATAGGCCTATAAAAAAACCTGTATCGATTAAATATAAATCTGTCAGACGATCTTATCACATTAGGTTTGATACAAGTGAACTGTCAAGTcagatttttacaattttttcagcgattaattacagaataccggtagagttttTTCCCCAATAGTTTGCTGGATTGGTCAATAAGGTGAATAGTGGTCTGCAAGGTACCATCTTGGTCGATTGATTACACAAATGTATAGATTTGGGTTTTTTCCTTTCAAACTAATCATATTGCACAAAGACAACTTCTCGAACACGTTCTTCTATTGTTAGCTCTTTTCTATTCTAATATTTAAGTCTAATTCTCTCGGTTATAATTCGCCGCGTTAGacttttagatacatgtactgtctTCAGTCAGTACTGAACAAGTTGGTGGCATGCAAAAGGTGAATAGAGAGACAAGCATGGCTTTGATTAGCAATCTCCCAAATTTCAAACCGTAAGCGATGATTGTTATTTTACGTTGGTGGTTCATAGAAGATGCGCGTACGAGGATAACTGCATGATGCCagtcatatatttatttcatctttaattCATGCGGGTATGAAAGTAGCAAGCTTTTAcccaaaaaataaactaaataacTAAATAAATAGATGACCCGCATTAAATAACCCGTTTgaaacacacatacatgtagaaaaacacTTTGCCGTTTAATCcctttttagacggtggctgTATAACAGCCTCCGTATATTGTGATTGTCTAAAGCCCGTGACGTCAAATAATAAGGATTCCCTAAGCACCATCTAGCGGTGGACGAAATACTAAATAATTACgagattcaatgaataaacatggtGTGCTTCTTCGTTCGCGTATTATCAATTGACGTATCATTCTTTTCcactgcacccccccccccccccccgcaagtGTGTTTTAACAAGCTGATAAGAGTGTTGcgcgtgaaaaaaaaattagatagcATTGACATGAAAtcttttatatgatacaaacaATAGcgataatatatatcattaaaactgGTACCATGTAACTGAACTTGAGTTCTCTGCAAAttcaaaatctctctctctctctctctctctctctctctctctctctctctctctctctctctctctctctctctctctctctctctctctctcttttaacgATCATAATAAGAGAATATCTGTATCGACGACACTCAGTAATCAAGATACCCCTTctgtaagataaaaaaaaaagggggggggggtagggatGGATGTACGGTTAGACGAAGTAGTTTGCAATTTAGAGGCTATCTTTTGTCTTGAACAGGTGTGGGTTTGCAAGTCAATATACACAGGAAATATAATGATACTTAATCTAATTACATAAGAGTAATTCGAGTTGtatgcatttaaaataaacatgtacagtttcccatgttgttttgtgatgcaaaataatttcctccttccttttttgtaaaaaataaacaccTTTAATAAGTAATATAACAAACTTATAAGGTTGAAATAAGAGAAGAacagtaattattttaatattatttacctaactctgatgtcaaccttaaaaaaatatccTCGCGCAATAATACTAAACCGCTTCGCGAATATTCTAACATGATAAGCGGTAAGCGCACTGTTATTCCTTaaatcaaaaaatcatatattgtcATTGGTTTAACTTCCTCCAAAATGATGCCTCCGTCTGatagtactttcagtactttgattttacttCCACGCATTTCATGCAATGTCTTTGGCATACActtatgtatacatatttacattcgGTGTATTTTTCCCCATTATGTTAGCATGGGAAATGGTTGACGTTCAATTTTCAATAACAACAGTACTCGAAGTCTGTAttaccattcatttttttaaaaagtgtattggtattacatgtatatttttatatttacatattccaatgtttttgcctgtgataacacttattgttatactttcatgttaaatactgaaatctgattggttaagacgcagttaataatatttactattaccctcagcgttagcaacgcacttggcaacgggaaacattaaaaaatgttacatgcgcgaaaattatgcgcgtacggttcgctgtagaattcacgttattcctatataaaagcagtaaaattttcttaaaaattttaaaaaagacattcagtataacaaaataaatagtgcctgtttgggaggataacagttgaaattgacacccctcgaaaaccattgtcaacctccgcttcgcgtcggttgacaatggttttcgaggggtgtcaatttcaactgttaccctcccaaacaggcactatttatatagtattgattttgtactatataacccataatacaaatgcaGCCAGATTGAGGCTCCagcggggtttgtttatttatatttaaatatttaatcgtacgatggcctaaaattatataaatataagtaataaggaatcattctttgaatattatgaggtgataatttcggtcggggcgtgatcaaatctatcaattcataaagcccttcgggctttattggatttgatcacgccccaaccaaaattatcacctcataatattcaaagaatgattccttattccttatttaaagtgtttttttttaataataaagaggagaaaatgtttgaaaaaggCTATATTTTGGACGCATGATTGAggaataaaatttgacaaaatactTTATAATTATAAGATATAATAGTCAAAAGAGCGACATGAATatgtctttttcaaattttttttgtaagaaatttgaaaaaaaaaaaatcgaaatgaTCGACTCGCCGAAGATTTAGAATGATATATTAACAAGTGTCAATTTCCGTGTTCGTTCCAACAGGAAGAAATTAACGCCTCCTGAaatacacattttgtacctgCAATGAAATTAGTAATCTTCTCCAGATCATGGCAGATGTGTTTTGCATGAACTTTAGAGGCAATTAAAGGGTGGGATGAGGTTTTCTCGAAAATCACAACATCACATGCCTATCCTTGActgacattttgaaataaacacttcctcaataactatatatatatatatggacaCTATAGACCACTTTTCCGTTTAACTTCTCATTCTCGATTTAAAGTACAGGAGAAACAATGGACACAGGAAGTCTCCCTTATTTAACCGGAATTATCTGTTTACAGTTGGAAACCaattatatcaaatgttttCGCCCTGTTTATTCATAAGACACCCAAAGATTAAAGTGATCACAActttcagttgatttttttcttcagccagtgacatttgttttgttggGGCACCATGAATTTATCAAACGACACTACCAGTGCCATTCCGGGTTTTTCGGATCCGGGGTTATTTGACCGGTATCAATTTTTGACGGAATCCCCGGGGGTGGCGATTTCCGTCATTGTGATCCTCCTCTTGGCGGGTCTAGTGGGAACATGTGGGAATATCCTGATTTTGTTAGCGCTCTGCGTGATGAAAGACATGAAATCGCTAGAGTCCATCTTCATCGCAAATTTGGCGATATCCGACATGTATGTAACGCTTGTGGCTGACGGCATGAGCATTGTTGGTAAATATACGATTTTTTGGttacttttgatttaaatataaaatatattgctCGCTAATGTGGGTCTTATTGCTTGCATCAATAGATTAACATAatgatcttttttattttacagcaaAGCTAGAGGGCGAAAATTTCTTCAGCTTGTACCCAGGGCTTTGTCAGTTCATAGCGTACGGTTGCACGATGTCCTGCGTGAACTCGCTAGGTACAATTGCATTGATGAGTTTCAACCGATACATTTTTATCTGCCATCATCAATACTACgataaaattttcaagaaaccCACATGCATATTGATGTGTATATCGCTGTACTCCGTTGGTCTTCTGCTGGTGCTTTTGAATTTGGCGGGAATTGGTGATCATTCTTTCGACAGAAAGAGCCTGGAGTGTATTTGGGATCGGATGGCAACGTATTACTACACTGTCGTGTTTTCGGTAACTCTAGTCTGGATTCCGGTTCTTGTTACGGGGTTCTCGTATCTAAACATCTACATCATGGTGACCAAAAGCACAAAGAGGATGAAAAAGCACCAAGTTCGAGATCAGCCATCCAAATCCTCCATCAGTCTGGCGCGAACTCTGTTCATAATTTACGCGGTTTTCGCCACATGCTGGATCCCGTATGCTCTCATCATCGTGGTAGACAGAAATGACACTTTCCCACATGAAGCCCATCTGTATGTGACCGTCTTTGCCCATCTCCATCCCTCGATCAACTGGCTCGTCTACTACTTTACGAATACCAAATTTCGCCGCGCCTTTGACAAAATTGCAGGTTTACATCGCGTCTTTGGACTTTGCAGACGACAGCCACCGGAGAGTATCGACTCTACTGGGGTACTGAGTACTTCCGATTCTCATCCCAAAAACAAGAATACAAGCTTGGCTACCATGTCTTCCGGGGACGATTTCCCTAGTAAGGACACACCTACGAAAGACAGCGTGGACTCATACATGTGAGCAGACGAAAGACAGTGTAGAATCGTACACATGAGCAGATTTAATCTGATACCGAGTTACTTGGGAACAAATCGAGACATATCTCAATCTATTTTAACATGGTACGTCGTGtaaaatagaattgaaaaaataagCAGGCTAGAGTGTATAAGAATTTCCAAGGCTAGGGAATAGAAAACAACGAGTTAAATTCAAATCACATTCTATCAAATATCTTGGCGTGATATGGACATGGATCTACGTATTAGTCCTTTTTTGGTGAAGTTTGATACGCagtaaaaattcaattcattccAACATTAGTTGTTACGTCACCAAAGTAACATGAGCGTCTACGATATAGCCAAAGCAAATCAGACACACATTTGataaagatatgattttttttttaattctgtcgcgtgtttaattttattttttaacttgtgATGATACGAAGTGTTACcacttacattttttaaaatgtttcttttgaACATAATTTATGTACTCCAATTGAAATCTTTAATCAATCGATGCTGTTATTAATATGTGCTTATAGTATAGTGTGTATCATTATCAGAGCATGTgcgaacatttttttaaatgtatcttTTGAACATATTGTATGTTCTCCAATTGAAATCATTAATCAATCGATGCTGTTTTCAATATGTGCTTATAGTATAGTGTGTATCATTATCAAAGCATGTGCGATTTTGATTTCGAGATTGAACGGAAatgagcatatttttttttccaagatGGATTTATTTGGGGGAGGGGTAGGGGTATTTGATGTATGCAcatgcatttcttttttatataatatcggagaaaataatcatgtaaataaagttttttatcATCATCAATTTGTTTgattccttttttctttttatggaGGGAAtagttaatattttgtaatcaaGAACTTAGTATCTAATTTTACAGTGTTAATATTATAGCATTATTAACAtatattgacacgacgacgtcaaaaataaatcatttaatgcttatatttacattccctcaTTATAGTATATGGTTTGTTTCTAGTGATATATaaggtaaattttgaatttactaaGTACGTGATCAGACTTCATGTCTGGTGGAAGATTTGGTAATGTCTCTCAGCCGTTTGATTTACGAAAAATAAATACAGAAGTACATATGAATAAACAGTGTCACTTTACAGTCTCGCCAGTGCGACACAAATAAGTAATTGAATGGCGGGTTGCCATGTCTCATCTTTCGCTCTTCTCCTCGATTGTTACTTCCCTCTCCATCAAGTATTAGCTTCCCCTCTCCATTCCTCTCACTTTCTGTCTTATTTATCTTTCTTCGTTTGTTTTATCACTACAGGGAAGTAATGATTTTCCCgcctaaatatatatcattgcTCTTTGATCTTATCGAGATCTGTCCCGTTTCCTATTGACAAAACATGAAAAGAATGTCATTTCCTTACATGTATAGGTGTCTATACTATATCTATACGTTTGCGTGTACTGTAGTATGCATGTTTCGGCGTGACTGTAACGAAAAGCTCATCCCTCAGGAAAAACAGcgacatgaaaattaaacattatactGTATATATGCCATGTTGGGGATAGTGATTGATAATGTagaattaaatcaaaacatttcattttagataacatgaaaattgaaatagaaCTTCttcgaaaaataaaacacaacaatgagccacacttgatgtaagtaaaatttatttttgtaactacACTCGTCtaagtttaaaagaaggaacctgtaaaaactatataccctggccagtattttacatgcagataatttagaatattagatactgggaaactttacattgattatacatatttcacagacttagagggtatttcttgttcttctggattttgaactttagttaaatgtagactctcttccacaatttaagatatttcttttgataatttatgttaaatttgttaccatggtaacaatatacaagagtaaaagaaaaaatccttattagcaAGTTTCTTTTCCCTATGACATATATTTATTGAGTAAAGTCATGGTGCATTTGTTCCGAAATTTggcttaaataaaagttcagcaaatattacacttatagcgagcgcagctcgccggcgcgcagtgccggcgcgaagcgagctctaccggcaaggcagAATAGAATAGAATAGAATAGAATAGAAtattcggactatttgcacattcattcaacgcatttttttggcgtcagtaaatcggaccagtaatgccttgttttaatcgtcccagtagttccctgtaattatggtttcctatttcacactctcacgagaacaagataaacgACTATGTACATGCATCGTAAATATACTGCTGACACAACGCAAAatccattacataagactaacggagttatcgtcctttcgagtgacgtcacaatggatttcttacacattgatccgacagaatttttcggcgtcagtaaatttcgacccacaatgcaattcctcaatgtcggtcgatctcactagactggataccatctcgcgagaatcaaagtagaacttttgagaaacagataaattatgtaatttcaagaacataatgcttttaagtaaacaaaacagtatatttcgcgtagggttttttttaaagagacagacgacacttgactgacgtgaactttgacgtcacaataaggggaaattactctaagtagtaattgtaaatctgctgaaatataaataccaaaatcttctcaaaatcttctcaaaatcttgcagagctaacgaatggggacatttcttcaaagatatataggaaacagctgtagcttgctctcatttggatgaatgctcacatttattttattcactatatttacggtaatttccaaaagtttttttaaaagggggcgtggcaacatcattcaaaaaatcttcgcaagcaaaaagaaaaagaaattctcaaaatcaggataATTCTAATCCGGGTGAAGAATTGGGAGTGCGTAGTatcctttagctctttagctgctcaatagtgtctttattttcacttccatttattacatgctcccgggggatccattttccttatatgatcagcaatttttttttatacgtaaatttgattttttttaaacgggtgactctgtgataagtcaattgtttttatgtaagtttaagaaaaatgtctgctgcaagaaaagaggaaataaactgtaatgtacattatgttagaatcattattattcaacacattttatccgagataaattttatatataaatagataacaaaatcttatgaaaatatgaataatgaaaattaactGGAAAACATaggcatgtttattttattctgcattcaaattcatttactttacgtcgctacttttatttttattgttttatcataattcaattattattttatcacatgctgcgctcgccccaacggtcgcaccgtaatacATATTATGAGTAAAAACAACTCATCACTGTTGTGTAGCCGAGAAACTACAAAACATATAGTTCAAATATCTGGTGTCTTACCTGACAATATGCGGCAGACAACAGACAatggtaaaaatatataaggaaaaacAGGGTAACAGGTGTGGTGCGGTATACGGCAGGATCAGAACTGGAGCTCCAGTAGGTTGGACCAGGTAAGGTTGGGGTGGACCAGGGTCAGAGGTCATGCATAACAATACACATACAATAATACAATGCGTTTACACTACACTCCTCCCcgttttataataaaaagatgaatgTATATAGACTACAGTAGGTAATCTCTTTTTTAAAAGGGTTGACAATACAAGATACTGAAAAATATGctaaaatttctctaaaaaagTTTTGGAggaattatttaagaaaactACCATATGAAAATACAACGAGATTAAGTACAAATCCCACTTGAATTGGGCAGAACAATATCTAGCCCTAAATTTAGCAGGAACATTACAATGTGATGGCGCTGTGGACATCAGCGTCCTGAGGCACCTATTATCAAAGATATGAATTTTGAGTACTGGAGTTGGCTCATCGCATGCAGTCTCGTCAATTAAGTAAACGGGACGTATATTTCTAAATATCTTGAAGATGTGCTGGTGCTGAAGGTGATCCTCCCCTCCTTTCACAGTTAGGATACAGACAATGCTGAGCAAGGTAAGGCCTCTATGTAATGGAGTGATCAGAGTCCACTAACAAACACTTGTACGGTATGTACAATTATATACCAACAAATTATTGTCTAAATGCAGCTTTATTCTGGTGAAGTGAAGGTAGGTATATACCAAGATAAACAATAACTAATGTGGGCCTATGTGGAAAAAGGCTCTGATCCATATGGTAAAATCTACAGCTGAGTTTAAGATGCAACATTCTTAGTCCGCCGTCTCATGATCCGTAGAACATTCTGCTCCGTCATGAACTTCGGAAAAGTCCTGTTGATCTAGCTGACCATTCTGTAACTTGGACATGGTCTTCTGTTGCATTATGTCAGAATCCATAATTGTTTGTATGTATGTCTATAGAAGCCTTTGAGGATGTTGAAGCAGTAGCTGATGTTTCCTATATATATCGGTAGATTAACTAACTTAACAGCAACGGAGAGCTATCAAATACCAATTGTTCAATTGAAAGCACAAAATGGATTACTAAGTAAATCTAATTATGACAAATCCAATCATCCTTTCTTGACTAACAAATTATTTCttgtataataaataacaaaacaaactagTTTTACATGAAAAGGAATGCTTCTTTCAACTACACACTGTATCAAAATATGAACaaccaaaaatatgaaaacatggACGGGGAATATATTAACTATAAAAAGTTACATGACACATATTGACTAAGTATACTGTTATTGGTAATAATAAACTATAAATTTGACGTGACCCTGGTTTTGGAACTCAACTTCTTCATCCACTGAAATACAAGGTCCATGAATAACAtactaataatatgataatttAAGTATATTGAACTTCAATAGAGCAAATGACGAACATATAACATTCTACTGACTTGT from Magallana gigas chromosome 9, xbMagGiga1.1, whole genome shotgun sequence includes these protein-coding regions:
- the LOC105320719 gene encoding melatonin receptor type 1A-like isoform X1, which produces MNLSNDTTSAIPGFSDPGLFDRYQFLTESPGVAISVIVILLLAGLVGTCGNILILLALCVMKDMKSLESIFIANLAISDMYVTLVADGMSIVAKLEGENFFSLYPGLCQFIAYGCTMSCVNSLGTIALMSFNRYIFICHHQYYDKIFKKPTCILMCISLYSVGLLLVLLNLAGIGDHSFDRKSLECIWDRMATYYYTVVFSVTLVWIPVLVTGFSYLNIYIMVTKSTKRMKKHQVRDQPSKSSISLARTLFIIYAVFATCWIPYALIIVVDRNDTFPHEAHLYVTVFAHLHPSINWLVYYFTNTKFRRAFDKIAGLHRVFGLCRRQPPESIDSTGVLSTSDSHPKNKNTSLATMSSGDDFPSKDTPTKDSVDSYM
- the LOC105320719 gene encoding melatonin receptor type 1A-like (The RefSeq protein has 2 substitutions, 1 frameshift compared to this genomic sequence) gives rise to the protein MNLSNDTTSAIPGFSDPGLFDRYQFLTESPGVAISVIVILLLAGLVGTCGNILILLALCVMKNMKSLESTFIANLAISDMYVTLVADGMSIVAKLEGENFFSLYPGLCQFIAYGCTMSCVNSLGTIALMSFNRYIFICHHQYYDKIFKKPTCILMCISLYSVGLLLVLLNLAGIGDHSFDRKSLECIWDRMATYYYTVVFSVTLVWIPVLVTGFSYLNIYIMVTKSTKRMKKAPSSRSAIQILHQSGANSVHNLRGFRHMLDPVCSHHRGRQK